In one Lolium rigidum isolate FL_2022 chromosome 3, APGP_CSIRO_Lrig_0.1, whole genome shotgun sequence genomic region, the following are encoded:
- the LOC124695426 gene encoding COBRA-like protein 7 produces MTSSITLLLGAILLAAGLATAQTPTPRQPPATAAEAPAPDPGCNGIQLNYNLQSRTKIRPFVPDQTKQPYSFKANFSVVNGGTRPLRSWAMLVTFAHDEILVGVDGAVLTAGAELPYNTTADAGNATSFSGYPQTDLLTPIATAGDISQIQASVGLLGTLFAGPIGKVPVTLPTALSLDDPDYACPPATNITATVLSTCCLLTPKALANATAPSPNPTDPTKAFLPRGTGDLVITYDVIQAYPTSYLALVTMENNAKLGRLDNWRLSWEWRRGEFIYSIKGAYTTKKDASDCVYGAAGQYYQSTDFSQVLNCQKKPVIIDLPLSRYNDTQMGRIEHCCRNGTILPKSMDAAQSKSAFQIQVFKMPPDTNRTKLFPPANFKIAGGSSLNPDYTCGQPMPVSPTGFPDPSGLDSTTLAVATWQVVCNITKPKDAKPKCCVTFSAFYNDSVIPCNTCACGCPANRRGPTCSTTAQSMILPPEALLVPFDNRTLKAQAWAELKHYNAPRPIPCGDYCGVSINWHVSSDFSKGWSARVTLFNWGDVDMANWFAAMVMDKAYDGFEKAYSFNATAVGNDTVFMQGLEGLNYLVKQTNMSGTDYLVPGKQQSVLSFDKKLTPSLDVIAGEGFPTKVFFNGEECAMPQRFPIKSGSSTRLSSSLALVLLLAASSAFLLLQQ; encoded by the coding sequence ATGACCAGCTCCATTACCCTGCTCCTCGGGGCAATCCTGCTCGCCGCGGGCCTCGCGACGGCGCAGACCCCCACGCCGAGGCagccgccggcgacggcggcggaggcgcccGCGCCGGACCCGGGCTGCAACGGCATCCAGCTCAACTACAACCTGCAGAGCCGGACCAAGATCCGCCCCTTCGTCCCCGACCAGACCAAGCAGCCCTACTCCTTCAAGGCCAACTTCTCCGTCGTCAACGGCGGCACGCGCCCGCTCAGGTCCTGGGCGATGCTCGTCACCTTCGCCCACGACGAGATCCTCGTCGGCGTCGACGGCGCCGTGCTCACGGCCGGGGCCGAGCTGCCCTACAACACCACCGCCGACGCCGGCAACGCCACCTCCTTCTCCGGCTACCCGCAAACCGACCTCCTCACACCCATCGCCACCGCCGGGGACATCTCGCAGATCCAGGCCTCAGTCGGCCTGCTCGGCACGCTCTTCGCCGGGCCCATCGGGAAAGTCCCCGTCACGCTCCCCACCGCGCTCTCCCTCGACGACCCGGACTACGCCTGCCCGCCGGCCACCAACATCACCGCCACCGTCCTCTCCACCTGCTGCCTCCTCACCCCAAAAGCCCTGGCCAACGCCACCGCCCCCTCCCCCAACCCCACCGACCCCACCAAGGCCTTCCTCCCGCGCGGCACCGGCGACCTCGTCATCACCTACGACGTCATCCAGGCCTACCCGACCAGCTACCTCGCGCTCGTCACCATGGAAAACAACGCCAAGCTCGGCCGCCTCGACAACTGGCGCCTCTCCTGGGAGTGGCGCCGGGGCGAGTTCATCTACTCCATCAAGGGCGCATACACCACAAAGAAGGACGCCAGCGACTGCGTCTACGGCGCCGCGGGGCAGTACTACCAGAGCACCGACTTCTCGCAGGTCCTCAACTGCCAGAAGAAGCCCGTCATCATCGACCTGCCGCTCTCCCGCTACAACGACACCCAGATGGGCAGGATCGAACACTGCTGCAGGAACGGCACCATCCTGCCCAAGTCCATGGACGCCGCCCAGTCCAAATCCGCATTCCAGATCCAGGTCTTCAAGATGCCGCCCGACACCAACAGGACCAAGCTCTTCCCGCCGGCCAATTTCAAGATCGCCGGCGGCTCCTCGCTCAACCCGGACTACACCTGCGGCCAGCCGATGCCCGTCAGCCCCACCGGCTTCCCCGACCCCAGCGGGCTCGACTCCACCACCCTCGCCGTCGCGACGTGGCAGGTGGTCTGCAACATCACCAAGCCCAAGGACGCCAAGCCCAAGTGCTGCGTCACCTTCTCCGCGTTCTACAACGACTCGGTGATCCCCTGCAACACCTGCGCCTGCGGCTGTCCGGCCAACCGGCGCGGTCCTACCTGCAGCACCACTGCTCAGTCCATGATCCTGCCACCAGAAGCCCTGCTCGTGCCGTTCGACAACCGCACACTGAAAGCCCAGGCCTGGGCCGAGCTGAAGCACTACAACGCTCCTCGGCCGATCCCCTGCGGCGACTACTGCGGCGTCAGCatcaactggcatgtatcctcagACTTCAGCAAAGGATGGAGCGCCCGGGTGACGCTGTTCAACTGGGGGGACGTCGACATGGCCAACTGGTTCGCCGCCATGGTCATGGACAAGGCGTACGACGGGTTCGAGAAGGCATACTCGTTCAACGCCACGGCGGTGGGCAACGACACCGTGTTCATGCAGGGCCTCGAGGGGCTCAACTACCTTGTGAAGCAGACCAACATGAGCGGGACGGACTATCTCGTGCCGGGGAAGCAGCAATCGGTCCTCTCGTTCGACAAGAAGCTCACTCCTTCGCTCGATGTCATCGCCGGAGAAGGGTTCCCGACAAAGGTCTTCTTCAACGGCGAGGAGTGTGCCATGCCACAGAGGTTTCCGATCAAAAGCGGATCCAGTACACGTCTCAGCAGCTCCCTTGCCTTGGTATTGCTCCTGGCTGCATCTTCGGCCTTCCTATTGCTGCAGCAATGA